The Enoplosus armatus isolate fEnoArm2 chromosome 5, fEnoArm2.hap1, whole genome shotgun sequence genome contains the following window.
GTGCAGTTGACCTGAAATAACATTGTAGGAATGTCTTGCtgcaaaaaaagcagcagagctcaTTGATTCTTTATTCATATGCAAATACTGAGTAGACTGAGAGTCTGTCAAACTCAGCACTTTTAACAGACTTCCTCTGTGGTTACATCTCCACAGGGTGATCAGGGGCTGGGTCTGATACAGTCGAGTTGGTAGGGAGTCAGCTGCTTCTCAAGGATATTTGAACAGGAAGGACACACCCTTAAACATCAGAGCTCCTGTTGAAGGCTACTCTTTGTATtcacagcaacatcctgctAGCTATGTCACTgctttgtatgtatgtgtgtgtgtgtttctcaccttCGCAGACGTCTCGAACCATCCTGCAAAGCCGTTCTCCTGGCAGAACTGCTCCATCTTTATTCCGTTATTGGTCAGTACGTCCCGACCCTGGTCACATTTATTAGCCAATAGCACAGTGGCTACATTTTTCCCATTGGCAAGTGTCAGTTTGGAATCCAAGTCCTCCTTCCATTTGGTGACGGCCTCAAAGGAGGCGGGCCTTGTGACGTCAAACACAATGAAGGCGCCCATGGCCTCGCGGTAGTACACACGGGTCATGTTGCCAAACCTCTCCTGACctagaaaaaacacacagacaaggacagagatATACACACGCAAAGAAAATGATTATCATTTGGTATCAGTGTACGAACTTTTACTGAAGCATGTAGAGAAATTCATCTTTCCATTTTGTACCCCTTCACAGGGAGATCAGCTGCATGCTGGCACAGAGAAAGTTACAAGTGATGTCActtcagcagcaaacagacacagaggctTGAAAACGAGTCATCCGATTTACTCATTTTATCACACTCCTGTCTCATGTGTGGTACCACGCAAACATTCCCGACATACCTATTCACCCactctcaaatacacacacacacacaattacatgcatgtttttactgttaaaaGAGCTGCAGAATATAGATAAGATGTAGAAATGGATAGAGGCAGGatgggaggaggacagaggtgtctttggtgtgtgtgtgtgtgtgcgcctgccTGTGAACTTGCCTGTAAAAATTCCTGAGGGTAAAATTAATTCGATAAGCTCTGTTGGAATGTTTTATCCACACTGATTTTCCCATCCGTAACTTCTGCGAGAGCACCATCAGTGCCAGCCTCACAATCAGCTTGTGGgcaagacattttcacattgtggACTAACCCGACACCTACACTGGTCCTTCCAAACGCAGTTTGCATCgcggtgaagaggagaggagctaaTATCAATTTATATGCAACTGTGTTGAGGCCGCTGCTGCTCTCCTGCACAGGTGGAGCAGAGCACAGGGTCAGCAGCAGAACAGCTGCGAGGACGTGTGTCTTGTTCAAGGGCATACAGTATCACATATTTAGAAGTATTACAGTATAGTATTACCACATACCAAGTGAAAAACAATGACATTATAGAGGATGTTTAAAACACGTCTAAATAGGTTTCAAAACTTAAGTTTAATTATAGTTAAAGTTCAgaaaaaagactaaaagagaCTTATTAAATCGTAAAAAACGTTGTTACTCTGCTTCAGCAGGATTGGGTGGGTGTAGATTGATTTTGTTGACAGTGGTCTGGCTATATAAGCAAACAACCCCATAAATGtgatcacattttgattcaaacgCTGTTCCTCTTCCTGATTGGGGTCTTTCCAAACTCAAACTGGTAAAAagagcacagacagaaacagaactACAGAAATCCCTCATGTAAAATAATGGCAGAAAAGTGTGTCAATGTGGGACGGCAGtgctcatagtaagaagctgattgagaaagaAGGTATTCAGGGCCTTTAAGGTTTCCTAATGTTAGGTGGCTGCATTAATAGGGATGAAATGTGACAATAATTCAGTGGAGATGAAGTAGAGCACAAACATCTGGACTTCTTTTCTCTCAAACTTGGTCTGCAGCCACAGACTTCCACAGCTCAACATGtaagtataaatatatgtgaTTTCAAATGGCTGAACGGTATATAAAACCAGCCTCTCTCACATCCTCATGCTATGTGCCTCTGTAACTAGCCCTGTCACCCTGTCGGCCTAGGCTGAAGAAAAATGGCAGCCAAAAATAGCACGGTTGAAGTTATTGTTTGTCTTGGGAAATGCACAGAAACAGCAAGTGATTTATTGCGTGTGTGTCATGAGAAAACTCCAGCCCCATCATCAAATCCCCCAAACAAACCCGCAGCAGTGCTGGGTAAAGTaagatgcaaaaaaacaaaaagatatttatttGGATGTGACTTATAAGTGCCAGATGCAAacataattattttaaaaagggcATTTAATCTACGTATTTGCTGTTTACTTGACATCATCTTCAAGTGTCCTTTCAATGATCCAAACTAAATGGAGAAACCATATGATCTTTAACTATGCCGAACTATGATTAACAATTTAGGCTTTCCTACCTTAAGGCTTCCATAACTTAAGGCCGAGTGCTGggagcacatacagtacagaccTACATCAGTGTTCTCTGAGGGAGACACTCATCCATAgttcacaataaaagctttcTGTATACAAGAGCTTGGGCCTCAAATCTCCCTCACATGAGTTTGAGACACATGACTGCTTGCGCTTACTGGAGAGGGCGCACAGGAggggagagagcagcaggtcagaggATTCTTCTAAACCTCAGCCGACACTCATGTGAGATGAGACTGCTGTAGCCTTTAGGTTTGTTATCTTACCCAACAGCATCCCACTCAAAAGCCTTcattatttctgatttctgtgCTCGCCAGAGGCAACCAGAGCattaaaaactgagaaaagatattaaaatgtctgaatCTCATCGAACGGACTGTTCCACTCTACAGAtctgagtgagtgagtcatGTCTGAACCCCTATAAATGCATACAACATGCAAATAgtacaaaatacaaagaaaataaataacaaagaatACAGAGTATCATACAGGCGAGGAATGCCACACAGAGAAGAGGTGAGTGGCCACTAGAGTGATATTgaataaatgtatgaatgaattaatgtgtGATTGTATTACTTAGTGGTTTAGGTGATAACGCATCCTGTGACATGTCTCAAGACTAGTTTTAAAGCTTTACAGTAGGTATTGGTGATGATGAGGTGATGGAAGCTTTAAAAGAAGACACAAGCTCTGCTAGCTGCAAATCTTGaagaaaaatgatcaaatcatGACAACGATATAATAAACATTAATGAATTTTGTGATACGCTGAAATTTAGGGCTCAACCATCCAGCTGATATAGCGGTTCACAACCAGCtccactgttgccatggttccTTTCTGTTATGTCATGTGGCGTCGTGATGCTCTTTCGTAAAGTCACGTGAAACTCGGGACGAAAAATAAAGGCTTATTTTATGTCTAAATGGGGACAAAAAATCATAAAGACAACGTAGATGCCATCACTATGCTGCTAACATTTTGTTCATGACAGGTGAAACGTCACAAGAGTGGGTTTGATTTAATATcaacaaatatataattactatacatataataatattcaCGACCCAAACCTTTCcctgtggatttgtgtgtgtgtgtgtgtgtgtgtgtgtgtgtgtgtgtgtgtgtgttccttgtGAACAAAGAGAAACGTGTAATTGTAGAAATGTGCTGCCAATTGATTTAAAGTGGGCGATGCCAACAGGTCTGCTGGTACACATGAGGAACATTAACACTGGataactccctctctctctctctctacaaaAATGGTTAAATAACAACTGTGACGAAACGGTCTCATGctcattctctgtctttttataaCTAACCTCAAACTATCCGTATATCTAAACTACGTCAAAAGTCAATGATACAAATGTCTCATTCACTCTGACTTGCTGCCTTTCCAGAAGGAAAAAGTCTACAGTTTCTTTTTGAGCAGCCGACCTCTGATGaaaatttcatttattaattggAAAGCTTTGCCTCTAACCTTACATGGCATGCATTAAGGatggggaaaatgtatttttgtaatagCCATCACACTGTGTGATTATGAAGCAGATTCATTCAATCATGtgatgcatgaaaatgaaaaagacataaTTACAAACATAATTCCCTCCAGGACTACAGATTGCCACAAACATTAATGGATTTTCATTGTAGCCTTGAGCTAACTTtacttaaaattacattttcaatagACTaagttcatttatttaattgtttcCCGAaagtattttccatttttagcttcatctttaaaaaattaacttttttagatgaacttttttttaccaataAACTAATATCCATGTACTTTGGATCAGTGTGTCCTATCACATGGGCTACTTCTTTAAAAATCCTGACAATATacttattattttaaacatACTAAATCGGCTGCTGTGTCTCACTTGGGTCAAAGGAAAGTCAGTCAAGTAAGTTTTCAAGCCTTCCATAGTGCCCCGTGTTTGTTTGCCGCTTTTCCAAGTGAGCCGTGCGTAAAAAGGACTGTACCTGCGATGTCCCACAGCTGCAGGCGCACCGTCTCCTGGTCCCAGTTGAGGACTTTGAGCGCGAAGTCCACCCCGATGGTGGCCCGGTAGTTGGGGCTGAAGTTGTGGTGGACATACCGCTTGATGATGCTGGTCTTGCCGACCCCGAGGTCCCCTATCACAAGGATCTTATAGAGGTGCTCCTTTTGGTGGTTGTTCTGCATGGCGACCGAGGAGGGCGAGAGCTGAGCATGAATCCACCGTAACGGAGAGGACCTGGGGGATGAAAGGGTTGAGGAGCACAGGACAGCGCGGAGGGAACTGAAGAGAGCTGGGACTGAGAGGTGGGGAGGTAACGTACGCCCTCACGCCCTGACCCGCAGAGGGAAGTGGAGCAGAGACGTCTGGACCTTGTGACTCGCGCAGGGGAGCTGCCTGGGAGTGCCGGGGTTTAGGATTATTTAAAACCTCCAAGCCGGAGAGGATAAACACTTTTTGGATATTAAGTAAACCAACAATGGTGGTAGAAATATTGAGattatttactcaagtaaaagtagcaaaaataCCCCATCacaagtaaatgtcctgcatttGAACATTCACTTGAAAGTACTGAAAGTATTAAACGTATTGTGCAGCCGAATAGTCCCTgtctttatattatattatgtattaaaCTATTGGATTTTGTTATTGATGCCTTAACCCTTTTAAAGTTGTCATGATCCAGGTGGAGctatttgaactattttatacACTGGGTACAAAAGTACAatttttccctctgaaatgtagtgtagaAATGTACAATAGCAttacatggaaatactcaagtacgCCGTAACTGTACACAATTACAGTacagagtaaatgtacttaactTAATTTCCACTGCTGTAAGTCAGAGCAGCACTTCATCACTTTGATCAACATTGGTTACATTGGTACACCTTTATAAATAAGGCGATGCTGGGTCTGCTCCCACACTACCCAtgtatattaaattatattgtTTCACCCTCTTGTAGTTTGTTGTAACCACTTGTCATGcatttttgtttacattgttgtgAGAAAACATCTGATCAGCCccagacaaaaataaattaaatcaaagatCCCAGGACGACTGATTGTGTTCCATCTTCTGACACACCAACATACAGCAAttttgaaaagcttttattctgtaaaattaaagagaaataacaaaacagtGCAAATATCATAATACAGTGGAAACACCTGCTTACACTGAATGGGAGGCAGAATAAAAAGGCACGAGAATAATTTAGATCCCTTTATTAAATCGATTTAGAAATCCCTTTAAAATGCTCCACAGGGAAACATGGCAGGTTTCAATTTGATACGAGGACAGAAGACAGTCCAGTGCTCTGTGCTTCCCTGAGACAAAGAATCAAGGTCCTGCACCTGGcgagcaaacacaaacaccgaCTCCTCAGCTGTCAGTTCCCTTCAAATGATAGGATTTACTCCCCCATCATGATTTGTCACAGTATGTACCAAACCAGGTTGATCCCAAGTTTGTCTTGGCAGTTACAGCTTGAATGAAACAGTTCATAATATGCTAATCAGTGATTGTTGAAGtcaggaaacattaaaaattGGTGGTAGGCTGACATGGTAAATTCAGACTTTGGTACAAcgttgagaaaaaaaacaaaaaaaaaaaaaaacacatcagaagaGCGGAATAACTGTTTACCTCCAattcaaaaatcacatttaggTGCTATAAACAGTAATCCTCAGCTGAGTCTCACCCCTCGTTACATGTTACTCCCATATGGGCTTTCTTGGACAATCTCAATGTTGTGCTTGTGGAGTATGGCGGAAGAAGACAGATATGATATGTGATGTCACCTGCTGTGGAAAATTACATATTTTGGCTTGAAAACAGCGAAGCTACACAGGGATGAAATCTAAAGTCGCTTCTACAGTTTGGGTATAGGGTTGGCTGCCACTGCGATGCTCTCGATGGCACACTCATCACTTCCCCGGCGGATTCGGAAGTAGCCGTCCTCGCCCCAGCCGGTGCCCCAGCTGTTCTTGACAATCCAGTACTTTTGTCCGGTCATGTGGCAGCGGCCATAACCCACCAACAGCACAGCGTGGTTGGTCAGCTCGAAGGGATTGATTTGGTCTGCGAGGCCCGTGTGGTGGTAGATGCCCTCCTTATAGTTCATGAAGTCAGGGTAGACCTGTGGAGGGATTTAActttaatatttcactttgtATTAACTCAGGCTATACCTGTGAAGCAGGAAGGTCTACTGGAGttgtaaaagagaaaatacaaaatacttaaATGATTCAAAAATTTATGGGAAACACTTGTTGGGGCTGTTGCTCTGTCGCTCTGTCTGTTAGCAGTTTGCTAGCTTAGCTGTGGTTTGGGGTTAGCAGGACCAGTTGATCCTGTACTTCTAGAATTAGCAAATAGCTTATGTTGACTGTTACCCCATTTActacatgcacaaaaaaaaaaccttgaaaagGTTTGGAAAGTTTAAAAGCTTTGCAATACAAAAAGGAGAAGCAGCGTAATAATATCTTGCAGGCTTTCCCTCAGTGTTTAGCTGACGCAAAGAGCACTCCCAGTAACATCAGAAAAATGTGTACActtctgaaataaaacattgacCATTAAGCCCACCTGCGTAAATGTGTGTACCAATAGCCAACTGTGTCATTATGCACAAAGCAagaattttttaaatgtaatctttCCTTTGGTGTTAATTAATCAACAAAAAccagtgtgaacatgtgaaaGTTTCAGAAAGGTGTTCTATATCCTAAATATCTTTTGCTTCTTAGATTTATGCTTAAAACACTCTTTGACAAGACAACAGGATCTCCAGCAGTACAAATCTTCCTTATCATGCAGAAGATTCAACTGTAACTTAGATAAAGTGGCCTCTAGTTGATTTCTGCAAGACACAGCAGCTGAGTTTGAGCTAAAATAAGGGAAGGATTAAAACGACAACAGGTTAAACTCAAATTAAAACTCTAAGCTAAACCCCCCAGTTGTTTAgtgaacacatactgtatgtatagatGTATAGGAATAGCAGTTAGGaaacagtgagcagctgttgtACCTCAAAGGCCACTCCCATGGGTCCATTCTTGACCAGTTCCAACATCATGGCCATCTCACTGCAGCCGCCGTAAAATCCACCGACGTAGCTGTATTCTGCGGTGTAAACGCGGCCACAGTTTTGAGGAACGCCACACGGAGAGTTCTTCGCAACATATGGAAAGCACGACTCGTCCACGATGCCGAAATCCTGTATATACTTCCCAATCAGGTATGGGAACCCACCATCACAACCTtaaagaggagaaatgaaagtttaataataataataataataataataatagttataCAGTTCAGGA
Protein-coding sequences here:
- the rab38a gene encoding ras-related protein Rab-38; this translates as MQNNHQKEHLYKILVIGDLGVGKTSIIKRYVHHNFSPNYRATIGVDFALKVLNWDQETVRLQLWDIAGQERFGNMTRVYYREAMGAFIVFDVTRPASFEAVTKWKEDLDSKLTLANGKNVATVLLANKCDQGRDVLTNNGIKMEQFCQENGFAGWFETSAKENINIDEAANCLVKHIISSENDMLQSEVPDTITPQLEKDKGGTCSSCFRAQ